From the genome of Treponema peruense:
GAAGTTTACGGTTCCCTCGGAGAAACTGGATATTTTACAGAAACAACTCCTTATGATCCGCGCTCACCGTATTCGGCAAGCAAGGCTTCCAGTGATCATATTGTTATGGCATACTACCACACTTACGGACTTCCTATTACGCTTTCTAACTGTACAAACAATTACGGTCCGTACCAGTTCCCCGAAAAGCTTATTCCGCTTATGATTCTGAACATGCAGGAAGGAAAGAATCTTCCTGTTTACGGTGAAGGCAAGAATATACGCGACTGGATTTATGTAGAAGATCACAACCGCGCTGTCTGGCAGATTGTCAAAGACGGAATTACAGGTCAGAAATACAATATCGGTGGCGAAAACGAATGGCAGAACATTAAGCTTTTGGACAAACTCATTGAGCTTACAGCCAAAGAAGCAGGCCTTAACGCTGATGATGTAAGAAAAACAATTGTTCATGTAAAGGACAGACCCGGCCACGATGCAAGATATGCAATTGACTGCGCAAAGATAAAGAAAGAACTCGGTTGGGAAAGAAAAATGACTTTTGAAGAAGGCCTTACCCTTACCGTAAAATGGTATCTTTCACATAAGGAATGGATTGAACGCGTTCAGTCCGGGGAATACCTTAAGTGGATTGACAGCAATTACGCAGGAAGAAAATAATTAATAAATTCTGACTGACAAAACAAATAGGCTTCCCCGCAGGGAAGCCTATTTGTTTTGTTGTAAATATTTATTTGACAGATGGAACGGTGTTGGTTGCCTAAATGGTCTATTGGTTCTTGTTACGACCTTTACAGAAAGAGAGCGAATAATAATTATCTCAGTTCAAAAAGCAGACAATAACTTAAAGGAAGTTTATTATGATTACATCAAAAAAATTAACGGCTGAACGAATTGCAGAAATTGAAAAGACCCCAATAGTATACGATGAGGATTCTCCTGAATTTTCAAAAGAAGAATTACAGGAATTTGTTCCATACCATAAAGAATATTTTGATATTACTCCAAAAAAAATTTTAATATCCATAAAACTTGATGCCGATCTTTTGGCAATGATGAAAGCAACAGGAAAAGGATACCAGACCCGCATCAATAAATGCCTTCGTGAAGCAGTAATATCAGGAAAATTCTGACTGACAAAACAAACAAACAAGGGGTTGTATCACTTTTGAGACAGCCCCCTTGTTATTACACTTCTGTTCCGCGGCCGATGAAACAGGCGATTCCTTCTGTTATGAAAAGTTTTCTTAACTTTACTACAATATCCTGAATCTTTTTTGCCTCGTCGTCGTCACAGTATATTATGTACATTAAGTTGAGCTGTGGCCAGACTGCATCTCCAAGATGAGGATTACTGTAGCCGGCGCCCATTACCGGCGAAATTTTTGTGTAACGTTTTGCAACACCTGCGTTTTTGAATTCCTCATTAAAGTCTTCCTCCAGCGCCTGCGAGCAGATAATTTCTATGCGAACAAGATTTTTTGAACTTGAATCATTTACATTTTCCTGCATAACCTACTCCGTTTTCTGTGAATGAGCCTTGTCATAGGCTTCTATCTTTCTCTGGTCAGCTTCTGCTTTCTTTGCAGCCTTCTTCTGTGCACTCTTCATGCGGCGTGAATTTACTATGCAGTAAATAGCGGGCATAAGAAAAAGTGTCATAAAGGAACCGAACGTCATTCCGCCAAAAACCGTAAGGCTTATGGGCTGCATCATTGACGAACCTTCACCCGGGAAGAAAGCCATTGGTGCAAGGGAAATAACTGTTGTAAGCGTACTCATAAGAATCGGGCGCAATCTGTTTCTTGCGGCTTCAACACACGCTTCTTCGAGATTGTAGCCTCTCTTTCTTAAAAGATTCGTGTAGTCAACCAGAACAATTCCGTTATTGACTATTGTTCCGACAAGAACAAGCATTCCCATTACGGTAATAATGTTAAGCTGTTCACCGGTAATTGCATAAATTGCTATAACACCGATGAACGAAAGCGGTATTGTAAGAATAACAATAAATGGATCTACAAGAGATTCAAACTGACTTGCCATGACAACAAATACGAGTGCCGCCGCCATAAGGATAATTAGCGAAAAGTTAGAAACGGCATCAATCATATCTTCATAGTCACCGCTGAATGAAATTGTAACTCCTTCATCCTTAGGAATATTGTCATTTATAAGTTTCATTACCTGCGACTGAACTTTATCAAGCGAAAGACCCGAAACAGGTTTTGCAGTAACATGGGCAATACGCGCTTGGTCTTCACGCAAAATAGAAACCGGAGCAAGATTTTCTTCATAACGTGCAAAGCTTGAAAGCGGAATGCGCTGTCCCTGTGCGTTAACGACAGAAATCTGGTCAAGGTCTGCCAGTTTGTTTTTGTCCTTTTCGGAAAGACGGACTATTACATCGATGTCATCGCCTTTTTCTGTATAGCGGCTGGCAGTTGTTCCGTTAATGGCCGCGTTGATTTCTGCACCAACGTTGTAAATATTCAGTCCAAGTTCATACATTCTTTCGCGGTCAACAATAATTTCGGCCTGCGGAAGTCCGCTTTCTATATCACTTGAAGCTTCTGTTACGACATCCTGGCCTTTTGTTTTCAAGACTTCTTCTATCTGGGCAGCCGTTGAGCGTACAAGATCAAGATCATCACTGCGGATATTAATGCTTAGTCCGCCGCTGGAAGCACTGTTCATATTGCTTCCAAAACTGAGCGTTGCGCCAGGGAACGAATTAAAGTATTTTCTGAGTTTTGCCTTTGCAGACTTTTCGTTATCCCAGCCTTCCTGTCTTTCTTCTGAAGAATAAAGAGAGAATGTAATTGAACCCTGGTTTGTGTCAGAACTTGAAGAGAACAGGCCGCCGCCACCGACAGTAACCGAAGTATACTTAACACCTTTAAGTTCCTGTCCTGCAATCTGCTCCATTTCGCGTACGGTTTCTTCTGTAATTTCAAGAGGTGTTCCCTTCGGAAGTTCAAAGTTCAGTGTAACAGAATTCGATGCTGATTCCGGCATAAAAATAAAGCCGATAAATTTTATTGAGAAAACCGAAACTACAAACAAAACAACCAGCGTAAGAATAAACGGCTTTTTGTGCCTGAGCACGAACTTAACGCCGCGTGCATAAGCATTGTCCAGATTATAGAAGAACTTATTGAATGCACGGTTAATTCCGTAAGCAAAGCCTTTCTTTCCGTCGTCAACAATTTTATCTATAGGAAGATATGTTGAACACAAAACAGGAACAAGTGCAATGGCAACAACCAGAGAACAAAGCAGAGAGAAAATAATTGTATAAGCAAGGTTATTGAACAGCTGTCCCATCATGCCCAGTTTTTTCTGGAACAAAAGCATAGGAAGGAAGATACAGACTGATGTCAGCGTACTTGAAGTGATAGATGAAATCATTTCCTGCGAGCCAAGAATTGCAGCAACCTTGGGCTTTGCATCGCGCTGTCTGTAAGAATAAATATTTTCAAGAACAACAATTGAGTTGTCAACAAGCATTCCTATTCCAAGAAGAAGACCTGCCATAGAAATTATGTTGATTGAAATTCCCTTGAAGTACATGAGCATAAGGGTTATGAAAACCGAAATCGGAATTGAAAGTCCGATAATAAACGTACTCTTGAGGGATCTTAGGAATATGAACAGAACAGCAACTGCAAGAAGCGCACCCTGAATAACGGATGTTACAACTTCAGAAATTGTCTGTTCAATAATGTCAGTAGTATTGTTTGTTTCTATAATCTGAATATCACCCGGAAGTTCTTTGCGGATTTTATCAATAGCCTTGCGTGCATTTTTTGCAGCAGTTACAGAATTCTTTCCGCTCTGTTTCTGAATATTGAGCATAACACTCGGCTGTCCGTTAAGATAAGCAAGAGTACTCTGGTCTTTGTAGCCTTCATAGACGTCCGCTATGTCCCGAAGGCGCACTGTAAGAAGAGCCGGTACGCTGAATCCGTCAGAAGCCGCGGCTTTGTAAGTAATTACAGTATTTTTAATATCTTCAAGGCTCTTGTACTTGCCGTTTGTTTTTATCGTATAGTTTGTGTCGCCGCTTGTAATTACACCGCCCGAACTCTGAATATTCTGAGCACCAATCATCTGTGCAACAGTAGAAATTGAAAGTCCGTAAGCTTCAAGTCTGTCACGCGGAATATCAACATTGATTGACTTTTCGCGGCCGCCTATTACGTTTGCAGAAGCAACACCGTCTACCTGTTCCAGTTTTGGCTGGACAACATCTTCTGCAAATTTTCTGAGTTCCTCCGGAGTACGCTCACCCTGAACACTGAGCATCATGATAGGCATCATGGAAGGATCCATTTTAATGGTAATAGGCGCTTCTGCATCATCAGGAAGATAACCGCGCACAAGATCTATTTTGTCCCTTATCTCGTTGGAAGCACTGTCCAGGTTTGTTCCGTAATCAAATTCAAGAAAGACAAGGCTTAAACCGGAATGAGACTGTGACTGCATTGTTTTGAGTCCGCTCAGTCCCGAAAGAGTGCTTTCCATTGTTCTTGTAACACTCTGCTCTACTTCTTCAGGACCGGCGTTTCTGTAATTTGTATAAACAACCATGTACGGAAGCGTCATGTCAGGAAACATATCAACCGGAAGACTGAACGTACAGAATATTCCGAGTGCGATCATTATAATAAACGTAAGCAAAGTCGTTGTAGGCTTATTTACGCATTTTTCAGAAAAAGTCATTTATTCTCCTTAAAAAAGTCATGAGTAAATCTTCAGATTTAGGAATGACTTTTTTTGTACATTCGCAACAAAGTGAGAATGTACAGTTAATAAGAACGTTTGCAAAGCGAACGTTAAGTTAAAAAAGCCGACGCCATTTCGGCGGATTTTTTATACTCTCCTGTAAAAAAGTCATGAGTAAATCTTCAAAGACTGTCAGAAACAGAAATTATATTTACGGTAGAGCCGTCATTGAGAAGGCCCTGTCCTTTAACGACAATTTCGTCTCCGGCAGTAATTCCGGAAATTACTTCTGTGCGGCCGTCAACAGAAATTCCGCGCGTAATTTCTGATATCCTAACAGTAGGTTTTTCTGATTCTGATACTGCAGGTACAATTATAAATACATTGTCTTTTGCGTTACGTGTAACAACAGATGCTTCAGGAATTACAATTGCATTTTTGCGGGTATTTGTAACAAGCCTTACGCGCGCATACATTCCCACGCGTATTCTGGGGTCTGCAGGTTCAACACGGAGTTTTATTGCCATGGTTCTTGTTGTAGTATCAAGTACAGGGCTTACTTCAAAAACCTTTGCAGTAAAGGAAACACCCGGGTAAGCATCGAATGTAACGACTGCAGTCTGACCGTCTGATATGCGGCTTATGAAACGCTCGGCAACATTTACTTTTATCTGAAGTTCGTCAGTGTCTGCAATCTTTGCAATTGACATGGACTGCGATACCATTGTTCCTACCGTAGGAGCAAAAGACGTAATCCTTCCGGAAATCGGTGCCTTGACCGGACTTGCGCTGTAGTTCATTCCTGGACGGCTTGCATCTACGTAAGCGATGATCTGGTCTTTCTGAACCATATCTCCTACAGAAACAAGAATCCTTGCAATTTTTCCGGCCATGTCAGGCAGAACGTCTACTGATGAAACAGAAGAAACATCACCGCCGAATTCAAGATATTCATCAAGACTTCCTTCCGAAGTTTTATAAGTGTTTACGGCAAACATTGTTTCTGTTTCTTCTGCTGCTGCAGGGGCTGCCTGTTTTTGTTTGCATGATACGGCCGAAGCACAGAAGATTATTCCGGCTGCACTTAATACGGTAATCAAAGCCGCATTTTTTTTATCAGAGTATTTCATTTATTGCCTCCCTCATTTTTTGCGGATGTCAAATTTATGTTAAGCGTTTTCTCAAGATCAAGAAGCGCGCTTATATAATTGAATTTCTGGTTTGCAAGTCCCAGTTTTGCCTGGTCAAGCTGTGACTCTGCATCCCTAACGTCAAGAAGTTCTGTTGTTCCGTTTCTGTAGGAACGCATTGTCATTTCGTACGAACGCTGGGCAAGTTTGATATTGCGTCCCATTGCGTCTATCTGCTGTCTGGCCTGTGTAAGAGTGTCAACGGCTTTTCTTACTTCCACCTTCTGATTTTCTACAGCCATCTCGCGGCTGAGTTCAAGTTTTTTAATATTGGACTCAATATTCTTTGCATTTTGTCTGTTTGACGACCACGGCAGAAGATTTGTAAGATTCCACGCAAGTGTTATAGAAAAAGAATTGCTGTCATTCCAGTTGTCTGCATCTGTGTATCTGTCAAAGTCCAGTCCGTAAATAAGTGCAGGCTGAAGCGAATAGTTCAGTGCAAGTGCCGGTGTATACGAACTCAAATTTATTGCAGAAAGATTGTCTTTTAACGAACTGATTGTTGCGTCAAGGTTTTTTATATCAAGGCTTGAAGCTGAATATTTTTGGATAAGTGTGTCTACATCCACATCAACGTATTCAGGCTCAATGCTTCCGTCAAGGACTATGTTTGTTCCTACGGGAAGTCCTATGATAAACGCAAAGGTGTCCAGCTGCTGCCTTAAAAGACGGTCGGCCTGTTCTACTTCGGGACGCTTGTTTTCGTAGGAGACCTGAGCCTGAAGCATTGACAGTTCGGGAACAAGACCGTTTTTGAAATTTGTTTCTGTCTGGACAGCGCGCAGTCTTGCATTTTCCAAAGAAGCCTTTTGTATGCGGATATTTTCCTGCTGCAATAGAAGCCCGTAAAATAATTTTCTTACATTGACTTCAGTTTCACGCACTGACTTTTCGTAAGTGATTTTTCCGCCTTCGTAGTCTGCCTTTGCCGCTTTTATCTGGCCAATGTAAGCAAGACTTAAGTTCCAGCTTACACCAAGGTTTCCTACTGTTGTCCAGTGGCCGCTTTCAGTGTCTTCGTAACCCATTCCGCCAAGAATCTGGTTGTACAAGGCTGCCTGATCACCAACAGAAAGAGGGCGGCTTCCTTCTTTTTCCAAAGCATTTTCCAAAGCACCGACTCTTGCAGAAAGAAGTGCGCTCTGTGCTGCGGCTTCCATAGAAGAATAGCTTGAAGTTCCTGAACGCGACAAGGTTCCGCTTGCCTGAACAGTTGGCAGAAGAACATTCCACGCATTGTCGCCTGCACGTTTTTTTATTTCAAGATCTATTGCGGAACTTTTTATTGAAAGACTGTTTTCAAGTGCATATGCCACGGCAGAATCTTCTGTAAGAGTTACAGTCTGTTCATCTTTGTCTGACTGAGCCTGGCACAAACAAACTGCAGCTGCAAACAGAGCCGCCGTTAAAATACATTTTTTCATTTTAACCCCCTATTTTATTTAATCTCACCAATTATATCTGTATTAAAATTACTATTTCTGGATTCAACACCGCCACAGACAAGGGAAAACAAAATCCTTAAAATACCGCACATCGTTTCTTTTGAAAACCTGTGTATGCGCCCCTGCACAACAACAAAAACCGGCATGGAAAAAAGCCACGGAATATAAAAAGGCGACATATCAGAACATACAACTTTTCTGTTTTTTTCTATTAATCTGGAAAGCCTGACCAGATTTTCAACTCCCTCACAAATATGACCTTCAGGAAATATTTTTATATTCTGAAGCTGAATCCACTTGAATACATCAAGGGTTTCTGGGCGTGCAATAAGATATTCCAGACAGGTTTTCAAAAGAACATATATTTTTTCCTGCGGCTCATTTACAAAAGACAAATTGCGGTTAACAAAAGAAATCATAGAACCCATTTCATTGCGGATAAGCGTAATAATCATTTCAGATTTATTGCTGAACCATGTATACAGGCTGCTTTTTGCCATTCCAAGTTCCTGTGCAATTGCTTCTACTGTCACTCCAGTAAATCCATTTTTTGCAATAACACCGGACAAAGCCTTTAATATTCTGTCTACCGGTGCAAGACCGCCAATATCTTTTATACAAAGTTCATCAAGTTCGACAAGTCTTTTTTCATCCGATGGAATAAACCCTGCGCCCCTGTATACAAGATCTGCAAGCCCTGAAGAAAATGAACGGTCATCCTGCGAACACGAATTAACACGTCCACCTTTTCTGCCAAGAATAAAAGGCACAAAGGTTGTGCAGACAAAAATGCATGTAATGTATTTGGGCATGCTTTTGATGAAACAGTCTGCGCCGATAACATCATCGAGTCCTTCTACACCATGCCGCTTGAATTCCAAGAGAAGTGTGTCTACAGAAATGCAGGGCGAACTCATTATAAAAAATGACAGGAATTCAATATGCGATACAAAAAATTCTGCAATTGCCGCCATTGATTCCCTTGAAAGAAGGTCGGGATCTTTTTTTCTGAGGGCTGCCAGTTCGGCCTGGGTTGTGTCATAAATATAGTCAGACATTGCGCGTTCAAGATCTTCCCTGCCCGAAAAATGTTTGTAAATTGCAGCCTTTGTTATTCCCACACGTGCAGCTATTTTTGACAGGGACACTTTTTCCATAGACGGATTTTTATAAAATGAGAAAGCTGCTAGAATAATTTTTTCTTTTGTGTCTGTCTTTTTTGACATAAAAAAATACCGTCCGAAAGCAACCGAAGTCACCGGAAAATTACTTTAAGGTTACCGATTGTTCGGAAACCTTAAAATCAATATAAATATTACGTCACTTCAAGTCAATAGAATATGAAAAAAAAATGTTGACAGCAATGTCAGTAAGCTAATGGTTCAAGATTGAAAAAAAAGCCTTTATGTACTATTCTATGTGCATGGAGGCTTTTATGAAAATCGCAGTCGCCGGAACAGGATACGTCGGACTTTCAAACGCAATACTTCTTGCACAGAACAATACTGTTTTTGCAGTAGACATAATCAAAGAAAAAGTTGAATTAATCAATTCAAAAAAATCACCAATAGCAGACAAAGAAATAGAAGAATACCTTTCAGAAAAAAAACTTGACCTTACTGCCCTTACCGACGGAAAGGCTGCATACAAACAGGCAGATTTCGTAATTATTTCCACACCCACAAACTACGACCACGAAAAAAATTATTTTGACACTTCTTCTGTAGAAGCAGTTCTCAAAGAAGTGATTGAATGCGGTTCAAAAGCAACTGTCGTAATAAAATCAACAGTCCCTGTCGGATACACAGAAAAACTCATTAAAGCAACCGGATACAAAAGCATTCTCTTTTCACCGGAATTTCTGCGCGAAGGACATGCTCTTTACGACAATCTTTACCCGTCACGCATAGTTGTAAGTTATTCAAAAGATGATGAAAAAATGAAAGAAAAAGCAAAGATATTTGCCGGTCTTCTGCAGTCAGGTGCAATCAAAAAAGAAATACAGGTTCTTTACCCTCACTGCACTGAAGCCGAAGCAATAAAGCTTTTTGCAAACACATACTTGGCGTTAAGGGTCGCATACTTCAACGAACTTGACACCTATGCCGAAACACGCGGACTTGACACAAAGTCCATCATAGAAGGTGTAAGCCTTGACCCACGAATAGGAAACTTCTACAATAACCCGTCGTTCGGTTACGGCGGATACTGCCTGCCAAAAGACACAAAACAGCTTCTTGCAAATTACAGTGATGTTCCGCAGAATCTTATACAGGCAATCGTAGACTCAAATATAACCAGAAAAGATTTCATTGCTTCACAGGTAATTGCAAAAAAACCGTCCACAGTCGGAATCTACAGGCTTACAATGAAGGCAAACAGCGACAACTTCAGACAGAGTTCAATTCAGGGTGTAATGAAAAGAATAAAGGCACGCGGTATTCCTGTTATAGTTTACGAACCCACATGCAAAGAAGACACATTCTTCAATTCAAAAATTGAACGCAGCCTGGACGCTTTCAAAAAAACATGCGACGTTATTATTGCAAACAGAATGACAGAAGATCTGCTTGATGTAAAAGACAAAGTTTACACACGCGACCTCTACAGCAGGGACTGAATGGAATGAACAGAATTTTAATCAACGGAAACTTTCTGTGCCGCAATCTTACCGGAATAGAACGCTTTGCATGGGAAGTTCTTGCAAGAATGGATAAGTGTATAAAAGACGAAGATATTTCCATTTATATTCCAGCAAATGCAAAAGTTTTCCCTGAATACAAAAATATTCACATTGTGATTTCAGAAAAACAGATTCGCTCTTTTCCTCTCTGGGACCTTTTTTATTTTAAGGGTGCATGCAAAAAACTTAAGGCAATCGGGCTTAATTTTTCAAACACGGCTCCGTTGGGCAAATACTGCGGCTTTGCATTTTTACATGATATTTACGCAAAGGACTATCCGAAAGATTTTGCCGGTTTTAAAGACAAACTCATTAAAATTTACTGCAGGCTCAACTACAGGAACATTGCAAAAAATGCAAAAAAAGTTCTGACAGTTTCAGAATTCAGCGCCGCAAGAATAAAAAAAGCTTACAAGGTTCCGGATGAAAAAATTAAAATTATTCCAAACGGCTGGGAACATTTCAAAGACATAATTCCTGACGGAACAGTATTTGAAAAATTCCCTTCGCTTAAAAAAGGCAGCTATTATTTTACACTGGGCAGCCTTTCCAAAAGAAAAAATCTCAGGTGGATTGCTGAATATGCAAAAGAACATCCCGAAGAACATTTTGCAGTTTCGGGTAAAGCAATATCGGGTCTTGTTCCGCCTGAACTAAAAGACCTCCAGACACTCAAAAACGTTACACTTCTGGGATACGTTTCTGACGCGCAGGTAAAATGCCTTATGCAGAATGCCGCGGCTTTTATTTTCCCGTCATACTACGAAGGCTTCGGAATTCCGCCTCTTGAAGCCCTTTGCTGCGGAACTCCAGCTGTAATTTCAAAATCTGCAAGTCTTCCCGGAATTTACGGAACAGCAGCCCATTATATAGACGCAGACAGCACTAACTGCAGCATTTCTGATCTTCTAAAAGAACCGGTATCTTCACCTGATGAAGTTCTTGAAACTTACACTTATGAAAATGCAGCAAAAAAACTGCTTGACATTTTACAATCTTGTTAAGATGTTAAAAATGTGTTAAAATAATTTAATATCGTCCTTAAAATACGTTCGTTAAAATTGAACGATTGAGCAAGTATCAACTTGCGATTGAGTT
Proteins encoded in this window:
- a CDS encoding glycosyltransferase family 4 protein, translating into MNRILINGNFLCRNLTGIERFAWEVLARMDKCIKDEDISIYIPANAKVFPEYKNIHIVISEKQIRSFPLWDLFYFKGACKKLKAIGLNFSNTAPLGKYCGFAFLHDIYAKDYPKDFAGFKDKLIKIYCRLNYRNIAKNAKKVLTVSEFSAARIKKAYKVPDEKIKIIPNGWEHFKDIIPDGTVFEKFPSLKKGSYYFTLGSLSKRKNLRWIAEYAKEHPEEHFAVSGKAISGLVPPELKDLQTLKNVTLLGYVSDAQVKCLMQNAAAFIFPSYYEGFGIPPLEALCCGTPAVISKSASLPGIYGTAAHYIDADSTNCSISDLLKEPVSSPDEVLETYTYENAAKKLLDILQSC
- a CDS encoding BrnA antitoxin family protein, producing MITSKKLTAERIAEIEKTPIVYDEDSPEFSKEELQEFVPYHKEYFDITPKKILISIKLDADLLAMMKATGKGYQTRINKCLREAVISGKF
- a CDS encoding efflux RND transporter periplasmic adaptor subunit, producing MKYSDKKNAALITVLSAAGIIFCASAVSCKQKQAAPAAAEETETMFAVNTYKTSEGSLDEYLEFGGDVSSVSSVDVLPDMAGKIARILVSVGDMVQKDQIIAYVDASRPGMNYSASPVKAPISGRITSFAPTVGTMVSQSMSIAKIADTDELQIKVNVAERFISRISDGQTAVVTFDAYPGVSFTAKVFEVSPVLDTTTRTMAIKLRVEPADPRIRVGMYARVRLVTNTRKNAIVIPEASVVTRNAKDNVFIIVPAVSESEKPTVRISEITRGISVDGRTEVISGITAGDEIVVKGQGLLNDGSTVNIISVSDSL
- a CDS encoding PG0541 family transporter-associated protein codes for the protein MQENVNDSSSKNLVRIEIICSQALEEDFNEEFKNAGVAKRYTKISPVMGAGYSNPHLGDAVWPQLNLMYIIYCDDDEAKKIQDIVVKLRKLFITEGIACFIGRGTEV
- a CDS encoding TolC family protein, encoding MKKCILTAALFAAAVCLCQAQSDKDEQTVTLTEDSAVAYALENSLSIKSSAIDLEIKKRAGDNAWNVLLPTVQASGTLSRSGTSSYSSMEAAAQSALLSARVGALENALEKEGSRPLSVGDQAALYNQILGGMGYEDTESGHWTTVGNLGVSWNLSLAYIGQIKAAKADYEGGKITYEKSVRETEVNVRKLFYGLLLQQENIRIQKASLENARLRAVQTETNFKNGLVPELSMLQAQVSYENKRPEVEQADRLLRQQLDTFAFIIGLPVGTNIVLDGSIEPEYVDVDVDTLIQKYSASSLDIKNLDATISSLKDNLSAINLSSYTPALALNYSLQPALIYGLDFDRYTDADNWNDSNSFSITLAWNLTNLLPWSSNRQNAKNIESNIKKLELSREMAVENQKVEVRKAVDTLTQARQQIDAMGRNIKLAQRSYEMTMRSYRNGTTELLDVRDAESQLDQAKLGLANQKFNYISALLDLEKTLNINLTSAKNEGGNK
- a CDS encoding efflux RND transporter permease subunit, which encodes MTFSEKCVNKPTTTLLTFIIMIALGIFCTFSLPVDMFPDMTLPYMVVYTNYRNAGPEEVEQSVTRTMESTLSGLSGLKTMQSQSHSGLSLVFLEFDYGTNLDSASNEIRDKIDLVRGYLPDDAEAPITIKMDPSMMPIMMLSVQGERTPEELRKFAEDVVQPKLEQVDGVASANVIGGREKSINVDIPRDRLEAYGLSISTVAQMIGAQNIQSSGGVITSGDTNYTIKTNGKYKSLEDIKNTVITYKAAASDGFSVPALLTVRLRDIADVYEGYKDQSTLAYLNGQPSVMLNIQKQSGKNSVTAAKNARKAIDKIRKELPGDIQIIETNNTTDIIEQTISEVVTSVIQGALLAVAVLFIFLRSLKSTFIIGLSIPISVFITLMLMYFKGISINIISMAGLLLGIGMLVDNSIVVLENIYSYRQRDAKPKVAAILGSQEMISSITSSTLTSVCIFLPMLLFQKKLGMMGQLFNNLAYTIIFSLLCSLVVAIALVPVLCSTYLPIDKIVDDGKKGFAYGINRAFNKFFYNLDNAYARGVKFVLRHKKPFILTLVVLFVVSVFSIKFIGFIFMPESASNSVTLNFELPKGTPLEITEETVREMEQIAGQELKGVKYTSVTVGGGGLFSSSSDTNQGSITFSLYSSEERQEGWDNEKSAKAKLRKYFNSFPGATLSFGSNMNSASSGGLSINIRSDDLDLVRSTAAQIEEVLKTKGQDVVTEASSDIESGLPQAEIIVDRERMYELGLNIYNVGAEINAAINGTTASRYTEKGDDIDVIVRLSEKDKNKLADLDQISVVNAQGQRIPLSSFARYEENLAPVSILREDQARIAHVTAKPVSGLSLDKVQSQVMKLINDNIPKDEGVTISFSGDYEDMIDAVSNFSLIILMAAALVFVVMASQFESLVDPFIVILTIPLSFIGVIAIYAITGEQLNIITVMGMLVLVGTIVNNGIVLVDYTNLLRKRGYNLEEACVEAARNRLRPILMSTLTTVISLAPMAFFPGEGSSMMQPISLTVFGGMTFGSFMTLFLMPAIYCIVNSRRMKSAQKKAAKKAEADQRKIEAYDKAHSQKTE
- a CDS encoding nucleotide sugar dehydrogenase codes for the protein MKIAVAGTGYVGLSNAILLAQNNTVFAVDIIKEKVELINSKKSPIADKEIEEYLSEKKLDLTALTDGKAAYKQADFVIISTPTNYDHEKNYFDTSSVEAVLKEVIECGSKATVVIKSTVPVGYTEKLIKATGYKSILFSPEFLREGHALYDNLYPSRIVVSYSKDDEKMKEKAKIFAGLLQSGAIKKEIQVLYPHCTEAEAIKLFANTYLALRVAYFNELDTYAETRGLDTKSIIEGVSLDPRIGNFYNNPSFGYGGYCLPKDTKQLLANYSDVPQNLIQAIVDSNITRKDFIASQVIAKKPSTVGIYRLTMKANSDNFRQSSIQGVMKRIKARGIPVIVYEPTCKEDTFFNSKIERSLDAFKKTCDVIIANRMTEDLLDVKDKVYTRDLYSRD
- a CDS encoding TetR/AcrR family transcriptional regulator; translated protein: MSKKTDTKEKIILAAFSFYKNPSMEKVSLSKIAARVGITKAAIYKHFSGREDLERAMSDYIYDTTQAELAALRKKDPDLLSRESMAAIAEFFVSHIEFLSFFIMSSPCISVDTLLLEFKRHGVEGLDDVIGADCFIKSMPKYITCIFVCTTFVPFILGRKGGRVNSCSQDDRSFSSGLADLVYRGAGFIPSDEKRLVELDELCIKDIGGLAPVDRILKALSGVIAKNGFTGVTVEAIAQELGMAKSSLYTWFSNKSEMIITLIRNEMGSMISFVNRNLSFVNEPQEKIYVLLKTCLEYLIARPETLDVFKWIQLQNIKIFPEGHICEGVENLVRLSRLIEKNRKVVCSDMSPFYIPWLFSMPVFVVVQGRIHRFSKETMCGILRILFSLVCGGVESRNSNFNTDIIGEIK
- the rfbB gene encoding dTDP-glucose 4,6-dehydratase; this encodes MSDRKLKNILVTGGCGFIGSNFINYMFGQSATGSREFMDSGFDGRIVNVDCLTYAGNPDNLSGVQKAFGGTRYFFEKADICDRSAIERIFKQYDIDTVIHFAAESHVDRSILGPEAFIKTNIMGTYTLLDVARKFWNVSLDNQRDDVLFHHISTDEVYGSLGETGYFTETTPYDPRSPYSASKASSDHIVMAYYHTYGLPITLSNCTNNYGPYQFPEKLIPLMILNMQEGKNLPVYGEGKNIRDWIYVEDHNRAVWQIVKDGITGQKYNIGGENEWQNIKLLDKLIELTAKEAGLNADDVRKTIVHVKDRPGHDARYAIDCAKIKKELGWERKMTFEEGLTLTVKWYLSHKEWIERVQSGEYLKWIDSNYAGRK